The following proteins come from a genomic window of Kitasatospora sp. NBC_01246:
- a CDS encoding globin domain-containing protein → MKSRRTLLVRTGHGSAGAAAVPGMPDSGPEPAPDTVPTAAAAVPPMPLDPPDLPPVSAAPVPVAPPVPAPAAAPRVAIPDPPARPPAIPAPSTPAGPPVPAIEPLFTRAPGLNWTAVGGDPARPPVAAVAGGATAPEPVPAAVSGPGPAVSGPGSAAAQQPPTARDIELIRASLAVVEPVADRATAHFYALIFLHHPEVRALFPAAMDVQRDRLFRALLMAARSAGDPEGLRGYLSALGRGHRRYGTLTGHYGPVGECLVAALARYSGSRWDAETELAWRRVYRLVSSIMIEAAEDDARTSPPWWQAEVVGHELRTPDVAVLTLRPDQAYPYRAGQYTSLETPWWPRVWRYFSFASAPRPDGLLTLHVKAVQAGWVSNALVHRAAPGSVLRLGPAAGTMTVDHTSGADLLCLGGGTGIAPIKALVEEVAEYGAAGRAVDVFYGARRAAELYELAALRALAERHRWLSVHPVLSGPGPQAGGPVPGGGMLTGELPEVVGRFGPWADREAFLGGPAAMVRRGAGVLLRAGVAPERIRHDLVGDLAAG, encoded by the coding sequence GTGAAGTCACGCAGAACTCTCCTGGTCCGCACCGGACACGGCTCGGCGGGAGCTGCCGCCGTCCCGGGGATGCCGGACTCCGGCCCGGAGCCGGCCCCGGACACCGTGCCGACCGCGGCGGCGGCCGTCCCGCCGATGCCGCTGGACCCGCCGGACCTCCCGCCGGTCTCCGCCGCCCCGGTGCCGGTGGCTCCGCCCGTCCCGGCCCCCGCCGCGGCGCCGCGGGTGGCGATCCCCGACCCGCCGGCCCGGCCGCCCGCGATCCCGGCGCCGTCGACGCCCGCCGGGCCGCCGGTGCCCGCGATCGAGCCGCTGTTCACCCGGGCCCCCGGCCTCAACTGGACCGCCGTGGGCGGCGATCCCGCCCGGCCGCCGGTCGCGGCCGTGGCCGGCGGGGCGACCGCACCCGAGCCGGTGCCCGCCGCCGTGTCCGGCCCCGGTCCCGCCGTGTCCGGCCCCGGGTCCGCCGCCGCGCAGCAGCCGCCTACCGCCCGGGACATCGAGCTGATCCGGGCCAGCCTGGCCGTGGTCGAGCCGGTCGCCGACCGGGCCACCGCGCACTTCTACGCGCTGATCTTCCTGCACCACCCCGAGGTCCGCGCGCTCTTCCCGGCCGCCATGGACGTCCAGCGCGACCGGCTCTTCCGCGCGCTGCTGATGGCCGCCCGCAGCGCCGGCGACCCGGAGGGCCTGCGCGGCTACCTGAGCGCCCTGGGGCGCGGCCACCGCCGGTACGGCACCCTGACCGGTCACTACGGACCGGTGGGGGAGTGCCTGGTGGCGGCGCTGGCCCGGTACTCGGGCAGCCGCTGGGACGCCGAGACCGAGCTGGCCTGGCGGCGGGTCTACCGGCTGGTCTCCTCGATCATGATCGAGGCCGCCGAGGATGACGCCCGTACCTCGCCGCCCTGGTGGCAGGCCGAGGTGGTCGGGCACGAGCTGCGCACCCCGGACGTCGCGGTGCTCACCCTCCGCCCCGACCAGGCCTATCCGTATCGGGCCGGCCAGTACACCAGTCTGGAGACGCCCTGGTGGCCGCGGGTCTGGCGGTACTTCTCGTTCGCCTCCGCGCCCCGGCCGGACGGTCTGCTGACCCTCCACGTCAAGGCCGTCCAGGCGGGCTGGGTGAGCAACGCGCTGGTGCACCGGGCCGCACCGGGCTCGGTGCTGCGGCTGGGCCCGGCGGCGGGCACGATGACCGTCGACCACACGTCCGGGGCGGACCTGCTCTGCCTCGGCGGCGGCACCGGGATCGCCCCGATCAAGGCGCTGGTGGAGGAGGTGGCCGAGTACGGCGCGGCGGGCCGCGCGGTGGACGTCTTCTACGGGGCCCGGCGGGCCGCCGAACTCTACGAGCTGGCGGCGCTGCGCGCGCTGGCCGAGCGCCACCGCTGGCTGTCGGTGCACCCGGTGCTGTCCGGGCCGGGGCCGCAGGCCGGTGGTCCGGTGCCGGGCGGCGGAATGCTCACCGGTGAACTGCCCGAGGTGGTCGGCCGGTTCGGACCGTGGGCGGACCGGGAGGCCTTTCTGGGCGGGCCGGCCGCGATGGTGCGGCGCGGCGCCGGGGTGCTGCTGCGGGCCGGGGTGGCGCCCGAGCGGATCCGGCACGACCTGGTCGGCGATCTGGCGGCGGGCTGA
- a CDS encoding NUDIX hydrolase: MRTPPRPVVKRTARAILLELDPADPHGPASIVLIKRTRPGSPHPYWITPGGGVESEDRTVTDALHREVDEELGGKVVDLVPAFVDTISHTHHDDGTLLHPHGVKVQHFFVCRLASMDLDRRHGPEVDEPNGEYEVVRVPFTREGVTSVNVVPPSLRAYLAANIEGVRALLAPDFD; encoded by the coding sequence ATGCGCACCCCGCCCCGACCCGTCGTCAAACGCACCGCGCGGGCGATCCTGCTGGAGCTGGACCCGGCCGATCCCCATGGACCGGCCTCGATCGTGCTGATCAAACGCACCCGGCCCGGCTCCCCGCACCCGTACTGGATCACCCCCGGCGGCGGGGTCGAGAGCGAGGACCGCACGGTCACCGACGCCCTGCACCGCGAGGTGGACGAGGAGCTCGGCGGCAAGGTCGTGGACCTCGTCCCCGCCTTCGTCGACACCATCAGCCACACCCACCACGACGACGGCACGCTGCTCCACCCGCACGGGGTCAAGGTCCAGCACTTCTTCGTCTGCCGACTCGCGTCGATGGACCTCGACCGCCGGCACGGGCCGGAGGTGGACGAGCCCAACGGCGAGTACGAGGTGGTCCGGGTGCCCTTCACCCGGGAGGGCGTCACCTCGGTCAACGTCGTCCCGCCCAGCCTGCGGGCGTACCTGGCGGCCAACATCGAGGGCGTCCGGGCCCTGCTCGCCCCCGACTTCGACTGA
- a CDS encoding SsgA family sporulation/cell division regulator, producing the protein MQHSTVQGHLVMSLVVSTELSFRLVVELEYDPADPFAVRLTFHLPGDAPVTWVFARELLFDGVARPTGEGDVHVHPVGEELSEVCVVLRSPEGHARLRACAAPLTAFLARTDRLVPRGRELTGGEIDAQLADILGGCER; encoded by the coding sequence ATGCAGCACAGCACAGTCCAGGGTCACCTGGTGATGAGCCTCGTGGTCTCCACCGAGCTCTCCTTCCGCCTCGTGGTCGAGCTGGAGTACGACCCCGCCGACCCGTTCGCGGTCCGCCTCACCTTCCACCTGCCCGGCGACGCCCCGGTCACCTGGGTCTTCGCCCGGGAGCTGCTGTTCGACGGGGTCGCCCGGCCGACGGGCGAGGGCGACGTGCACGTCCACCCGGTCGGCGAGGAGCTCTCGGAGGTCTGCGTCGTGCTGCGCTCCCCCGAAGGACATGCCCGGTTGCGCGCCTGCGCGGCGCCGCTGACCGCCTTCCTCGCGCGGACCGACCGGCTGGTGCCGAGGGGCCGGGAGCTGACCGGCGGGGAGATCGACGCGCAGCTCGCCGACATCCTCGGAGGCTGCGAGCGGTGA
- a CDS encoding phage holin family protein, with protein MKGFVIKTLINAAAIWVAAWIVSGITLTGDDWQSKTLTVIAVALIFGVVNWLIKPVVKLFSLPLFILTLGLITFVINALMLWLTSWASDKLDLDFHVDGFWAALFGALIISLVSWGLNLALGDDD; from the coding sequence ATGAAGGGTTTCGTCATCAAGACACTTATCAACGCGGCCGCCATCTGGGTGGCCGCCTGGATCGTCTCCGGGATCACGCTGACCGGCGACGACTGGCAGAGCAAGACCCTGACGGTGATCGCCGTCGCACTGATCTTCGGCGTGGTCAACTGGCTGATCAAGCCCGTGGTCAAGCTGTTCTCGCTGCCGCTGTTCATCCTCACCCTGGGCCTGATCACCTTCGTCATCAACGCCCTGATGCTCTGGCTGACCTCCTGGGCCTCGGACAAGCTCGACCTGGACTTCCACGTCGACGGCTTCTGGGCGGCGCTGTTCGGCGCGCTCATCATCAGCCTGGTCTCCTGGGGCCTCAACCTGGCGCTCGGCGACGACGACTGA
- a CDS encoding cupin domain-containing protein, producing MKLFRLDELDAERAANDGAYLRFLREPRMSAGLYALSPGATDPQTAHAQDEIYQVVSGRAELTVGNETTTVARGTVVYVPAGVPHRFHHVTEELRVLVVFSPPED from the coding sequence ATGAAGCTGTTCCGGCTGGACGAACTCGACGCCGAGCGCGCCGCCAACGACGGTGCCTATCTGCGCTTCCTGCGCGAGCCGCGGATGTCCGCCGGGCTCTACGCGCTCTCCCCCGGCGCCACCGACCCGCAGACCGCGCACGCCCAGGACGAGATCTACCAGGTGGTCAGCGGCCGGGCCGAGTTGACCGTCGGGAACGAGACCACCACGGTGGCCCGCGGCACCGTGGTCTACGTCCCGGCGGGAGTGCCGCACCGGTTCCACCACGTCACCGAGGAGTTGCGGGTCCTGGTGGTGTTCTCCCCGCCGGAGGACTGA
- the tenA gene encoding thiaminase II → MSLSLTEELWAAIEPVYAEILDHPFIGGLTDGTLPREAFRHFVVQDSHYLRDYARALAVCAAKAPGEEDVRAFADDAVGALAAEQGMHAEFMTAFGADAEQAAAEPVLPTTRAYTSYLLATVYGGSFAEAVGAVLPCYWIYARVGDRLLAEGSPDPLYAKWIATYGDEAFQSVVRRVLALADRLGEEISPAERRRVVEHFTTTSRYEWMFWDAAWRGETWPV, encoded by the coding sequence ATGAGCCTGAGCCTGACGGAAGAACTCTGGGCGGCGATCGAGCCGGTCTACGCCGAGATCCTCGACCACCCCTTCATCGGCGGCCTCACCGACGGCACCCTGCCGCGCGAGGCGTTCCGCCATTTCGTCGTCCAGGACTCGCACTACCTGCGCGACTACGCCCGTGCGCTCGCCGTCTGCGCCGCCAAGGCGCCCGGCGAGGAGGACGTGCGGGCCTTCGCGGACGACGCGGTCGGCGCGCTGGCGGCCGAGCAGGGCATGCACGCGGAGTTCATGACGGCCTTCGGCGCCGACGCCGAACAGGCCGCCGCCGAGCCGGTGCTGCCCACCACCCGGGCCTACACCAGCTACCTGCTGGCCACGGTGTACGGCGGCTCCTTCGCGGAGGCGGTCGGCGCCGTGCTGCCCTGCTACTGGATCTACGCCCGGGTCGGCGACCGGCTGCTGGCCGAGGGCTCCCCCGACCCGCTGTACGCCAAGTGGATCGCCACCTACGGCGACGAGGCCTTCCAGTCCGTGGTGCGCCGCGTCCTCGCGCTGGCCGACCGGCTCGGCGAGGAGATCTCCCCGGCCGAACGCCGCCGGGTGGTGGAGCACTTCACCACCACCTCGCGGTACGAGTGGATGTTCTGGGACGCCGCCTGGCGCGGCGAGACCTGGCCGGTCTGA
- a CDS encoding DUF5326 family protein: MAEFWKSLPSWVRNIVVPVLVLILAWNIIGFVFGVVGALLSLVIKLLVVVGIAAAVVILVKKAARS; the protein is encoded by the coding sequence ATGGCTGAGTTCTGGAAGTCGCTGCCCTCGTGGGTGCGCAATATCGTCGTTCCGGTGCTGGTGCTGATCCTGGCCTGGAACATCATCGGGTTCGTCTTCGGCGTGGTGGGCGCGCTGCTGAGCTTGGTCATCAAGCTGCTGGTGGTGGTGGGGATCGCGGCCGCCGTGGTGATCCTGGTGAAGAAGGCCGCCAGGAGCTGA
- a CDS encoding NAD-dependent epimerase/dehydratase family protein yields MRIAVTGAGGFCGSHVALAAAALGLDVLCYGRSPGPVGRHVHWDATTGDPDLAGADLVVHCAAAVADLPRGSAGEAGQYAVNVTGTARLLRAAAGRPVVQVSSASVYDPRIGRSWIMEHHPTEGGHLNAYGRTKAAAERLALEAGAVVLRPRAVYGPGDPHLAPQLLARVRHGLLLLPGGDVRISLTAVQNLADACLAALGLTGGRAWTPGAYNIADDRHYRRDDAVRRVLAAHGVRARIGHVPTPLARLAARTGRVPGLTPYAVDQLATGVTLDLGRSRTQHWRPLWDLDTVLLLDRATAAARGASADD; encoded by the coding sequence ATGCGGATAGCCGTGACCGGCGCCGGCGGCTTCTGCGGCTCGCACGTCGCCCTCGCCGCCGCCGCGCTGGGCCTCGACGTGCTCTGCTACGGCCGGTCCCCCGGCCCGGTCGGCCGCCACGTCCACTGGGACGCCACCACCGGCGACCCCGACCTGGCCGGCGCCGACCTGGTGGTGCACTGCGCCGCGGCCGTCGCCGACCTCCCCCGGGGCTCCGCCGGCGAGGCCGGGCAGTACGCCGTGAACGTCACCGGTACCGCACGGCTGCTGCGCGCCGCCGCCGGCCGTCCGGTGGTCCAGGTGAGCAGCGCCAGCGTCTACGACCCCCGGATCGGCCGCTCCTGGATCATGGAGCACCACCCCACCGAGGGCGGCCACCTCAACGCCTACGGGCGCACCAAGGCGGCCGCCGAACGGCTCGCGTTGGAGGCGGGCGCCGTCGTCCTTCGCCCACGCGCCGTCTACGGGCCGGGCGATCCGCACCTCGCGCCCCAACTGCTGGCACGGGTGCGGCACGGACTGCTGCTGCTCCCCGGCGGCGACGTCCGGATCAGCCTGACCGCCGTGCAGAACCTCGCCGACGCCTGCCTGGCCGCCCTGGGCCTGACCGGCGGCCGCGCCTGGACGCCCGGCGCGTACAACATCGCCGACGACCGGCACTACCGGCGCGACGACGCCGTCCGCCGGGTGCTCGCCGCGCACGGCGTGCGGGCCCGGATCGGCCACGTGCCGACGCCGCTCGCCCGGCTGGCCGCCCGGACCGGCCGCGTCCCCGGGCTGACCCCGTACGCGGTCGACCAGCTCGCCACCGGCGTCACCCTCGACCTCGGCCGGTCCCGGACCCAGCACTGGCGGCCGCTCTGGGACCTCGACACCGTCCTGCTGCTCGACCGGGCCACCGCCGCCGCCCGGGGCGCGTCCGCCGACGACTGA
- a CDS encoding cytochrome P450 — protein sequence MTTDRGTGRAPAPAPARAPTPTPGPTPTHAPAAHAPAADRAARRRDRRVYLRSHPVLFALLCLTRRRPVVRLGRTVLVHGTEAYREALTRVPLDRTAAGTTGGAAARLTGGGLLFDQEGARHRAARRAVAADLGTGALDRIRPHWQAVLAERVPELATSSLELVTLAEELAGVTAAALTGSGADPRTLAQACAAVAAATARDHLPGPRLPGRRRAGATAAARAADLTALLPDPLDAMLTVAAVTTTVAALPRAAAWCADAGLWTGVDAGTAPGLAAELLRLTAPSPLLPRVTAADATLAGCPVRAGDRLVLVARHAAGAHRTGPAPGPAATQAVFGAGPHACPGAGLARALLTDVLLALAPHRPVVVRARVDRRSALPGYAELTVRRAPEPGAARPTTPERLEESRCG from the coding sequence ATGACCACCGACCGCGGCACCGGCCGCGCACCCGCCCCCGCGCCCGCCCGCGCACCCACCCCGACGCCCGGCCCCACGCCCACCCACGCACCCGCCGCCCACGCACCCGCCGCCGACCGGGCCGCGCGCCGCCGCGACCGCCGGGTCTACCTGCGCAGCCACCCCGTGCTGTTCGCGCTGCTCTGCCTCACCCGCCGCCGCCCGGTCGTCCGGCTCGGCCGTACCGTCCTGGTCCACGGCACCGAGGCCTACCGCGAGGCGCTCACCCGCGTCCCGCTCGACCGCACGGCGGCCGGCACCACCGGTGGGGCCGCCGCCCGACTCACCGGCGGGGGGCTGCTGTTCGACCAGGAGGGCGCCCGGCACCGCGCCGCGCGACGGGCGGTGGCGGCCGACCTCGGCACCGGAGCACTCGACCGGATCCGCCCGCACTGGCAGGCCGTGCTCGCCGAACGCGTCCCCGAACTGGCCACCAGTTCACTCGAACTCGTCACCCTGGCAGAGGAGTTGGCCGGAGTGACGGCGGCCGCGCTGACCGGCTCCGGCGCCGACCCGCGCACCCTCGCCCAGGCCTGCGCCGCCGTCGCCGCGGCCACCGCCCGGGACCACCTGCCCGGCCCTCGGCTGCCCGGCCGCCGGAGGGCCGGAGCCACCGCCGCCGCCAGGGCGGCCGACCTCACCGCGCTGCTCCCGGACCCGCTCGACGCGATGCTCACCGTCGCCGCCGTCACCACCACCGTCGCCGCCCTGCCCCGGGCCGCCGCCTGGTGCGCCGACGCCGGCCTCTGGACCGGGGTGGACGCCGGGACGGCCCCCGGCCTGGCCGCCGAACTCCTCCGGCTGACCGCGCCCTCGCCACTGCTCCCCCGGGTCACCGCCGCCGACGCCACGCTGGCCGGCTGCCCCGTCCGGGCCGGCGACCGCCTGGTCCTGGTCGCCCGGCACGCCGCCGGGGCCCACCGGACCGGACCGGCCCCCGGCCCGGCCGCCACCCAGGCCGTCTTCGGCGCCGGCCCGCACGCCTGCCCGGGCGCCGGCCTCGCCCGGGCCCTGCTCACGGACGTGCTGCTCGCGCTGGCCCCGCACCGCCCGGTGGTCGTCCGGGCCCGGGTCGACCGGCGGTCCGCGCTCCCGGGCTACGCGGAGCTCACCGTCCGGCGCGCACCGGAGCCCGGGGCGGCCCGTCCCACGACACCCGAGCGGCTTGAGGAGTCCCGATGCGGATAG
- a CDS encoding class I adenylate-forming enzyme family protein translates to MLDRLAHALRTVHPDRPAVLGRGRTGGTRVLIRRGELADLADRYAAALHARGLGPGATLGVAVRPGPRALAVLLAAHRLGLRAAVLDPTAGPDVLAARLALARPDLVLADAAAQAVAGWAGPLARRADLALPRLSALGPVATLGRRLPGCAPRLAVTGGAAPAPRDGGADTDAVIVFTSGTTARPRAVVHTREGLAAGLRTVTDLVDPRPGSTVLGGTFFVLVPALAAGAAVALPARRPRALAGQLARLAPAQTYLTPPALRAALGAGARFHGRVWTGSAPADAALLRRVKQAGADQAWGVYALTELFPAAAVEEAGKSAHTGPGDLVGAPLPGVRTGLTPEGELLLTGPGARHRYLGEEPDPWVRTGDRATLAPDGRIVLAGRLKDMVLRRAENIYPGLYEPALHLPDVELAVLVGVPAAGAPGDERLVALVQPRPGADPRRLRAALRGPLDRMGGARPDAVLFGEVPLAGRSRKPDRAAAAAHCARELSA, encoded by the coding sequence GTGCTCGACCGGCTCGCCCACGCCCTGCGCACCGTCCACCCCGACCGGCCCGCCGTCCTGGGCCGCGGCCGCACCGGCGGCACCAGGGTCCTGATCCGCCGCGGCGAACTCGCCGACCTGGCCGACCGCTACGCCGCCGCCCTGCACGCCCGCGGCCTCGGCCCCGGCGCCACCCTCGGCGTCGCCGTCCGCCCCGGCCCCCGGGCGCTCGCCGTCCTGCTCGCCGCCCACCGGCTCGGCCTGCGCGCCGCCGTCCTCGACCCGACCGCCGGGCCGGACGTGCTGGCCGCCCGGCTCGCCCTGGCCCGGCCGGACCTCGTGCTCGCCGACGCCGCCGCCCAGGCGGTGGCGGGCTGGGCCGGGCCGCTGGCCCGCCGCGCCGACCTAGCACTGCCCCGGCTGTCGGCGCTCGGCCCGGTCGCCACCCTGGGCCGCCGGCTGCCCGGCTGCGCCCCCCGGCTCGCGGTCACCGGCGGCGCCGCGCCCGCGCCCCGCGACGGCGGCGCGGACACCGACGCGGTGATCGTCTTCACCTCCGGCACCACCGCCCGCCCGCGCGCCGTCGTGCACACCCGCGAAGGCCTGGCGGCCGGTCTGCGCACCGTCACCGACCTGGTCGACCCCCGCCCGGGCAGCACCGTGCTCGGCGGCACCTTCTTCGTCCTGGTGCCCGCGCTGGCGGCCGGCGCCGCCGTCGCCCTGCCGGCCCGGCGCCCGCGGGCGCTGGCCGGCCAACTCGCCCGGCTGGCACCGGCCCAGACCTACCTCACCCCGCCCGCCCTGCGCGCCGCGCTCGGCGCCGGGGCCCGCTTCCACGGCCGGGTCTGGACCGGCTCCGCGCCCGCCGACGCCGCCCTGCTGCGCCGGGTCAAGCAGGCCGGCGCCGACCAGGCCTGGGGCGTGTACGCGCTCACCGAGCTGTTCCCGGCCGCCGCCGTCGAAGAGGCCGGGAAGAGCGCCCACACCGGGCCCGGGGACCTGGTCGGCGCACCGCTGCCCGGGGTGCGCACCGGCCTCACCCCGGAGGGCGAGCTCCTGCTCACCGGCCCGGGCGCCCGGCACCGCTACCTCGGCGAGGAACCCGACCCCTGGGTCCGCACCGGCGACCGGGCCACCCTCGCCCCGGACGGGCGGATCGTGCTCGCCGGCCGGCTGAAGGACATGGTGCTGCGCCGGGCCGAGAACATCTACCCGGGTCTGTACGAGCCCGCGCTGCACCTGCCGGACGTCGAACTCGCCGTCCTGGTCGGGGTCCCGGCCGCCGGCGCGCCGGGCGACGAACGGCTGGTGGCCCTCGTCCAGCCGCGTCCCGGCGCCGATCCGCGGCGGCTGCGCGCCGCCCTGAGAGGCCCGCTCGACCGGATGGGCGGCGCCCGCCCGGACGCCGTGCTGTTCGGGGAGGTCCCGCTGGCCGGGCGCTCCCGCAAGCCCGACCGGGCGGCGGCCGCCGCCCACTGCGCCCGGGAGCTGTCCGCATGA
- a CDS encoding glycosyltransferase family 2 protein, with translation MSTGTDLWVVVPAYQEEARIEHTLAALAAQHDRAFTLLVADNGSSDATVAKVRAFAARAPFPVEVLVEPEKGVGSAIDTGFRYAIAHGATLLARTDADCLPEPGWTAAARAGMRACGGLVCGRVTARRDEHGPAGRAVFLVLVALGALFGRIRPAHRRRHGYLTPYRMHAGNNMAITAELYRAVGGMPRRPSPTDRMFINRVRRHTTAIVHRRDMVVQNSTRRIRAYGVVGTARWYLERGAGRRSVDVR, from the coding sequence ATGAGCACCGGGACGGACCTCTGGGTGGTCGTGCCGGCCTACCAGGAGGAGGCCAGGATCGAGCACACCCTGGCCGCCCTGGCCGCCCAGCACGACCGCGCGTTCACCCTGCTGGTCGCCGACAACGGCTCCAGCGACGCCACCGTGGCGAAGGTCCGGGCCTTCGCCGCCCGGGCGCCGTTCCCGGTCGAGGTGCTGGTCGAGCCGGAGAAGGGCGTCGGCTCGGCGATCGACACCGGCTTCCGGTACGCCATCGCGCACGGCGCCACCCTGCTGGCCCGCACCGATGCCGACTGCCTGCCCGAACCCGGCTGGACGGCGGCCGCCCGGGCCGGGATGCGCGCCTGCGGCGGGCTGGTCTGCGGCCGGGTGACCGCCCGCCGGGACGAGCACGGGCCGGCCGGGCGCGCGGTGTTCCTGGTGCTGGTCGCGCTCGGCGCCCTCTTCGGCCGGATCCGGCCCGCGCACCGCCGCCGGCACGGCTACCTCACGCCGTACCGGATGCACGCCGGCAACAACATGGCGATCACCGCGGAGCTGTACCGGGCCGTCGGCGGGATGCCGCGCCGGCCGTCGCCCACCGACCGGATGTTCATCAACCGGGTGCGCCGCCACACCACCGCGATCGTCCACCGCCGCGACATGGTGGTGCAGAACTCCACCCGGCGGATCCGCGCCTACGGCGTGGTCGGCACCGCCCGCTGGTACCTGGAGCGCGGCGCCGGCCGGCGCTCGGTCGACGTCCGCTGA
- a CDS encoding 3-oxoacyl-ACP synthase III family protein produces MHPPATARIGITAVGAHLPAHRLTSQQLQDEVTAGGRLRLPERMFEKATGIVTRHFAAEGEYASTLAVGAARRALAARGLDPLDLDLLLYASATRDVCEPATAHLVQAELGSRAHALDVSNACNSFLNGIDLARAMILAGRARRALVVTGETPSRAMRRDPAGQEDFRDGFAGYTFGDAGAAVVVEAVERGGILDIETETASEHWAAGGIPGGGSRHPRGDEYSYFRGGGKELRGVFEQIGGAILTRVAARTGLGWDHYARVLVHQVTVPYLERFVELTGVPAEKLVLTVPELGNVASATLGIQLERITPELNPGDKVLLIGLGGGVSLMTMVWEAS; encoded by the coding sequence ATGCACCCTCCAGCCACCGCGCGGATCGGCATCACCGCCGTCGGAGCCCACCTCCCCGCCCACCGCCTGACCTCCCAGCAGCTCCAGGACGAGGTCACCGCCGGCGGTCGGCTCCGGCTGCCGGAGCGGATGTTCGAGAAGGCGACCGGGATCGTCACCCGGCACTTCGCGGCCGAGGGCGAGTACGCCTCCACGCTGGCGGTCGGCGCCGCCCGGCGCGCCCTGGCGGCCCGCGGACTGGACCCGCTCGACCTCGACCTGCTGCTGTACGCCTCCGCCACCCGGGACGTCTGCGAGCCCGCCACCGCCCACCTCGTCCAGGCCGAACTCGGTTCCCGGGCCCACGCGCTGGACGTCAGCAACGCCTGCAACAGCTTCCTCAACGGCATCGACCTGGCCCGCGCGATGATCCTGGCGGGCCGCGCCCGGCGCGCCCTGGTGGTCACCGGCGAGACGCCGAGCCGGGCGATGCGCCGCGATCCGGCCGGTCAGGAGGACTTCCGGGACGGCTTCGCCGGGTACACCTTCGGCGACGCCGGCGCGGCCGTGGTCGTCGAGGCGGTCGAGCGCGGCGGCATCCTGGACATCGAGACCGAGACGGCCTCCGAGCACTGGGCGGCCGGCGGCATCCCCGGCGGTGGCTCGCGCCACCCGCGCGGCGACGAGTACAGCTACTTCCGGGGCGGCGGAAAGGAGTTGCGCGGCGTCTTCGAGCAGATCGGCGGCGCCATCCTGACCAGGGTCGCGGCCCGTACCGGCCTCGGCTGGGACCACTACGCGCGGGTGCTGGTGCACCAGGTGACCGTCCCCTACCTGGAGCGCTTCGTCGAGCTCACCGGCGTGCCCGCGGAGAAGCTGGTCCTCACCGTGCCGGAGCTGGGCAATGTCGCCAGCGCCACCCTGGGCATCCAACTCGAACGAATAACCCCGGAGTTGAACCCGGGGGACAAGGTACTGCTGATCGGCCTCGGCGGCGGCGTCAGCCTGATGACGATGGTCTGGGAGGCGTCATGA